One Seleniivibrio woodruffii DNA window includes the following coding sequences:
- a CDS encoding cytochrome c3 family protein, with protein MIRKLSWLILLIVPVIYGCSQFYYQSPVTKFNHEAHVDILFQQKRDCFFCHKLPSIETMIKSGGQLKIAADLKIDGKCHSCHRDVPTKVASAPQNCSTCHENMKVLKPADHVNNWNTLHSVPAKLDSKTCETCHKQWYCESCHSKQNSLENYRHSRSFKLKHSLEATIDPGSCDKCHRVDFCITCHRKG; from the coding sequence ATGATTAGAAAGTTATCATGGCTCATATTGCTGATCGTTCCCGTCATCTACGGATGCTCGCAGTTCTACTATCAGTCCCCCGTGACAAAATTCAATCACGAGGCTCATGTGGACATCCTTTTTCAACAGAAAAGGGACTGTTTCTTCTGTCATAAACTGCCCTCCATCGAAACGATGATAAAAAGCGGCGGACAGCTCAAAATTGCGGCGGATCTGAAGATCGACGGCAAGTGTCACTCATGTCACCGTGACGTGCCTACAAAGGTTGCTTCCGCTCCTCAGAACTGTTCCACATGCCATGAGAACATGAAGGTTCTGAAACCCGCAGACCACGTTAACAACTGGAACACTCTGCACTCTGTTCCTGCCAAACTGGACAGCAAAACATGCGAAACATGCCATAAACAGTGGTACTGCGAGAGCTGCCACAGCAAGCAGAACTCACTTGAAAACTACAGACACTCCCGCTCTTTCAAGCTGAAGCATTCACTGGAGGCCACCATTGACCCCGGCTCATGCGACAAATGCCACAGGGTGGACTTCTGTATCACATGTCACAGGAAGGGTTGA
- a CDS encoding ABC transporter substrate-binding protein produces MKKAITSALFSMFFAFGAVLAHAADLNLTIPLPLTGKQAKFGEIQKRSYEIAAAEINAAGGVKGNKLVLKFEDSGAKPDIARGIVEKLIDVQKQPIIIGEYTSACAKAVAAVSEERKTPYLVVVSGNDDITQANYKYVFRLNSPNAYYADGVLGFMKEVVKPKTIAILYESSDFGSSGAEEMAKHAEASGIKVLLKEKYESGAVDFKPILSKVKSLRPDVLYMVSYVMDASLLMRQIKELRLDANLFAGGAAGFAIPEFIDNAKDASDYVVTSTLWSPQVKYAGAKQYAEKYKKQFGDYPSYHGAAAYAALFVAKDALERAKTWSPEDIRAAMKATKMQTAFGPVQFVDKNGYQNQNFIPTLALQVIKGQHETIWPKSMASAKFLYPMPKWRERK; encoded by the coding sequence ATGAAAAAAGCGATTACATCTGCTCTGTTTTCCATGTTTTTCGCTTTCGGCGCAGTGCTTGCACACGCCGCAGATCTCAACCTTACCATCCCGCTGCCTCTGACAGGCAAGCAGGCTAAGTTTGGCGAGATTCAGAAGCGTTCCTATGAGATCGCCGCTGCGGAGATCAATGCGGCGGGCGGAGTCAAAGGAAATAAACTTGTACTCAAGTTTGAAGATTCCGGCGCAAAGCCTGATATCGCAAGAGGCATCGTCGAAAAGCTCATCGACGTTCAGAAACAGCCTATCATCATCGGCGAATACACTTCCGCATGCGCAAAAGCTGTTGCGGCAGTGAGTGAAGAGAGAAAAACACCCTATCTTGTGGTTGTTTCCGGAAACGATGATATCACTCAGGCAAACTACAAATATGTTTTCAGACTCAACTCCCCCAACGCCTACTATGCTGACGGCGTTCTGGGCTTCATGAAAGAGGTCGTTAAACCCAAGACCATCGCAATCCTTTATGAAAGCTCCGACTTCGGTTCATCAGGCGCAGAGGAAATGGCGAAGCATGCAGAAGCATCCGGCATTAAAGTTCTCCTTAAAGAGAAGTATGAGAGCGGAGCTGTTGACTTCAAACCCATTCTTTCAAAAGTTAAATCTCTGAGACCCGACGTTCTTTACATGGTTTCCTATGTTATGGACGCATCACTTCTCATGAGACAGATCAAAGAACTGAGACTTGACGCCAACCTGTTTGCAGGCGGTGCGGCCGGTTTCGCTATCCCCGAGTTTATCGATAATGCAAAGGATGCATCCGACTATGTTGTAACTTCCACACTGTGGAGCCCTCAGGTTAAATATGCAGGCGCAAAACAGTATGCCGAGAAATACAAAAAACAGTTCGGCGACTATCCTTCATATCACGGTGCGGCAGCATACGCTGCTCTTTTCGTAGCAAAAGATGCGCTTGAGAGAGCCAAAACATGGTCTCCCGAGGACATCAGAGCCGCTATGAAAGCCACCAAGATGCAGACTGCTTTCGGTCCCGTTCAGTTTGTTGACAAGAACGGCTATCAGAACCAGAACTTCATCCCCACACTCGCTCTGCAGGTTATCAAAGGTCAGCACGAAACAATCTGGCCCAAGAGTATGGCAAGCGCAAAATTCCTCTACCCCATGCCTAAGTGGAGAGAGAGAAAATAA
- a CDS encoding branched-chain amino acid ABC transporter permease, with the protein MVQLEVLLQTIVSGLLLGGLYALIGLGMTLIMGVMKIINLAHGELMMVAMYIAYWMFTLMGVDPYVAVFIASPVLFVIGILIQKYLVTPVIKVESILPENQVILTVGIGMVLVSLATVFFKSDYRSTPVDYASTTWYLSDFWANSPIELSVSLLWAVSFFFAVAITLALWFFLSRTDMGKQIRATSQDSDAAILMGINVNRVRALSFGLGAAIVGAAGCLFIPLYYLYPALGGQFTLIAFVITILGGLGSIIGAIVGGLILGVFESLTSTYVGMGWAPVGRFVIFVAALVFLPGGIASILKRKRLGK; encoded by the coding sequence GTGGTTCAACTTGAGGTTTTACTTCAAACGATAGTTTCGGGGCTTCTTCTGGGCGGACTCTATGCGCTGATAGGACTCGGCATGACGCTTATCATGGGCGTTATGAAGATCATCAACCTTGCTCACGGCGAGCTTATGATGGTCGCTATGTACATCGCATACTGGATGTTCACCCTGATGGGCGTAGACCCTTATGTGGCGGTATTTATTGCTTCCCCCGTTCTGTTCGTCATAGGCATTTTGATTCAGAAATATCTTGTAACACCCGTTATCAAGGTAGAGTCTATATTACCTGAAAATCAGGTTATTCTGACCGTGGGGATAGGCATGGTTCTGGTGAGCCTTGCGACAGTGTTTTTCAAATCCGACTACCGTTCCACACCTGTGGACTACGCATCAACAACATGGTATCTCTCTGACTTCTGGGCAAACAGCCCCATTGAGTTATCAGTATCGCTGCTTTGGGCGGTTTCGTTCTTCTTTGCCGTCGCAATCACTCTGGCGCTGTGGTTCTTCCTCAGCAGGACAGATATGGGTAAACAGATCCGAGCTACATCGCAGGACAGCGATGCGGCCATCCTTATGGGTATAAATGTGAACAGAGTGCGTGCACTCAGCTTTGGTCTGGGAGCGGCGATCGTCGGTGCGGCCGGCTGTCTGTTCATCCCTCTTTACTATCTTTATCCGGCACTGGGCGGTCAGTTCACTCTGATTGCCTTCGTAATAACCATCCTCGGAGGTCTGGGTTCGATCATCGGCGCCATTGTCGGCGGTCTCATTCTCGGTGTTTTCGAATCGCTCACCTCAACATATGTGGGCATGGGCTGGGCACCTGTGGGCAGATTCGTTATCTTCGTTGCAGCCCTTGTGTTCCTCCCCGGCGGTATCGCCTCCATACTTAAACGTAAGAGGTTAGGGAAATGA
- a CDS encoding cytochrome c3 family protein, whose protein sequence is MKAYSRYIIAVFILASLALLTACGSSGDGDSPIRDMKGNAPQLTVPKNHNGGSAWGNDKCYLCHNIKKLKDIHAYNTKLADSFDTVSETDIGACLYCHGTNGIQGITADTYQCLTCHKDEAVVGKDSADMFHGANVHDFNGDGEIGNSDCVVCHAWSDMNGTIDPTVDFTAGSSAYTDINSVCLNCHDGNGAFGVMPPALKFETEVTNLFATFKGLGSTESEMKSTADIHGAKVGIGQSFGVFRGTYSNNMELPCLSCHQVHSSDNPYLITESGKTAALADSDAKNAAVKVTENNFSELCAVCHTNPAGADAGNGLKEVVHTSTYSSNCTDCHYHGSGSGTDKNGLF, encoded by the coding sequence ATGAAAGCATATTCCAGATACATCATAGCAGTATTCATTCTGGCATCTCTGGCTTTGCTCACCGCCTGCGGTAGCTCCGGCGACGGAGATTCGCCCATCAGGGATATGAAGGGTAACGCTCCCCAGCTCACAGTGCCCAAGAACCACAACGGCGGCTCTGCATGGGGCAACGACAAGTGCTACCTCTGCCATAACATCAAGAAACTTAAGGATATCCACGCATATAACACTAAACTTGCCGACAGTTTCGACACTGTCAGCGAGACGGACATCGGTGCATGCCTCTACTGCCACGGAACAAACGGCATTCAGGGCATAACAGCCGACACATATCAGTGTCTCACATGCCATAAGGACGAGGCTGTGGTAGGGAAAGATTCCGCTGATATGTTCCACGGAGCCAACGTCCATGACTTTAACGGCGACGGCGAAATAGGCAACTCAGACTGCGTTGTCTGCCACGCATGGTCGGATATGAACGGTACTATAGACCCTACGGTGGATTTCACCGCAGGAAGCTCGGCGTATACTGACATCAACTCAGTCTGTCTCAACTGCCATGACGGTAACGGGGCTTTCGGAGTGATGCCGCCCGCACTGAAGTTTGAAACAGAGGTCACGAACCTTTTTGCAACCTTCAAAGGGCTTGGAAGCACAGAGAGCGAGATGAAGTCAACAGCAGACATCCACGGTGCTAAAGTAGGTATCGGACAGAGCTTCGGAGTTTTCAGAGGCACATATTCCAACAACATGGAACTGCCCTGTCTCAGCTGCCATCAGGTTCACTCGTCAGATAACCCCTATCTGATAACCGAGTCAGGCAAAACGGCCGCACTGGCAGACAGTGACGCCAAAAACGCTGCTGTGAAGGTTACGGAGAACAACTTCTCCGAACTCTGCGCAGTTTGCCACACCAACCCCGCAGGTGCAGATGCCGGCAACGGTCTTAAGGAAGTTGTGCATACCAGCACCTATTCATCCAACTGCACCGACTGCCATTACCACGGTTCGGGCTCCGGAACGGACAAGAACGGTCTGTTCTGA
- a CDS encoding cytochrome c3 family protein: MQIIFPMSQNMKAVSNIHVIGRLANNTPVKIEINGAVTEKKLIRAKDTAGHDYYMLMTILRLEDGENKINISQGDEKKSFVINRIDTAAKVADWTEGLNGFHKSTNKDICLNCHKFDNLSDCVNCHSDKFLGAWVHKPVKEAKCFECHDQAQGFIPHEPFAETCLKCHTQMKEKIDSMPMVHSPVIEGYCTICHSPHKSTNRTHLRKPIDDLCNECHDSGNPEDNFHTKGYMKAHPVKGVRVEKLNKDIECADCHSPHYSDNDKLLSVEGGREALCAKCHEPEEAKDLLDALEGMSAE, from the coding sequence ATGCAGATCATCTTCCCCATGTCTCAGAATATGAAAGCTGTCAGCAATATACACGTTATAGGCAGACTTGCTAACAACACGCCCGTAAAAATTGAGATAAACGGCGCAGTCACCGAGAAGAAGCTCATCAGAGCAAAGGACACCGCCGGACACGACTATTACATGCTTATGACCATTCTGCGCCTTGAGGACGGAGAGAACAAGATCAACATATCACAGGGGGACGAGAAAAAGTCGTTTGTGATAAACAGGATCGACACTGCGGCAAAGGTTGCGGACTGGACAGAGGGACTTAACGGTTTCCACAAGAGTACAAATAAGGATATATGCCTTAACTGCCATAAGTTTGACAACCTGAGCGACTGTGTTAACTGTCACAGCGACAAGTTCCTCGGCGCATGGGTTCACAAACCTGTTAAAGAGGCTAAATGTTTCGAGTGCCACGACCAGGCGCAGGGATTCATTCCCCACGAGCCTTTTGCGGAGACCTGTCTGAAGTGTCACACTCAGATGAAAGAGAAAATAGACTCAATGCCTATGGTTCACTCACCCGTTATCGAGGGATACTGCACCATATGTCATTCACCCCATAAGTCGACCAACAGAACGCACCTCAGAAAACCCATCGACGACCTCTGCAACGAGTGTCACGATTCCGGAAACCCTGAGGACAACTTCCACACCAAGGGCTATATGAAAGCCCACCCTGTGAAGGGAGTGAGGGTCGAGAAACTGAACAAGGATATCGAGTGCGCAGACTGCCACAGCCCCCACTATTCGGACAACGACAAACTGCTGTCTGTTGAGGGCGGACGTGAGGCTCTGTGTGCGAAGTGTCATGAACCTGAAGAAGCAAAGGACCTGCTTGATGCTCTGGAAGGAATGTCCGCAGAGTAG
- a CDS encoding cytochrome c3 family protein, which translates to MRLIKFLLVAVSLFALTACLGGGSTKSSVDDDTRIIVTTTVGSDGKVAYTGSGEMAGFALSGTAAGLAGKTVYIEKSDAEYSVDGYVSLSPVYTVSVADKADAVYALTVTLPYSSTILANEGGSAADTAVCILSGSSVTKLTSSHGSGSDVTAVGSVPASFFVGLKKEQSESSLTGIIKFEAVSYRAAAAASSFLVDPSAKSLPDSVRGIDRVQPGEKVRLFIDTVTFGDTVTSFNWTLTSKPAGSLAAITLNGTNATFVPDVAGKYTVSLSLVGVNSTKTESVTLYALNYSYNTATNSASCVVCHDGTFAGSGITDKYGRNVLRAITTPWAASAHGNSFAAVAASTDSRCFQCHATGFLFADRNGNGSDEFSDAKGYDDKITNWSTMASTGGDHLKSVSCEACHGPNDGSSANFFEKHYKNTAITSNVCLSCHDYGTVSGHVFGYSDGHDNAHKLSGGNVAKNAACFKCHTGEGMMGRIFSKNITPANTDRISGIGCSVCHDPHGESGQNSQLRISGSYTLPTKSTVVAAGDSKLCYYCHNADGELPTVGAIPHNSQAELISGVGGYEYGQNLGTTASSHSATGCSTCHMKTQGGTTHSLDMTDDTAARIAGCTTGCHTTNAPAYSNGTYDVTAGTVAAAKAKIAELKAAINAKAGEAADAAIKASYTGTTTAQTNALNRAAYNYNFILNDRSGGFHNPGYVVKLVNLSLADLAAN; encoded by the coding sequence ATGAGATTGATTAAATTTTTGCTTGTTGCCGTATCGCTTTTTGCTCTGACAGCATGTCTGGGCGGCGGAAGCACAAAATCTTCCGTTGATGACGATACCAGAATAATCGTTACCACTACTGTCGGTTCCGACGGCAAAGTTGCCTATACCGGAAGCGGAGAGATGGCCGGTTTCGCTCTCAGCGGAACAGCGGCAGGACTGGCAGGCAAAACTGTTTATATAGAAAAATCTGACGCAGAGTACTCTGTTGACGGCTATGTGTCCCTCTCTCCCGTCTATACGGTGAGTGTGGCTGACAAGGCCGATGCGGTTTACGCACTGACGGTTACACTGCCCTACAGCAGCACTATTCTCGCCAACGAGGGCGGATCGGCAGCAGACACAGCCGTATGCATTCTTTCAGGCAGTTCGGTGACAAAACTTACATCCAGCCATGGTTCGGGCAGTGATGTTACCGCTGTGGGGAGCGTACCTGCAAGTTTCTTCGTGGGTCTTAAAAAAGAACAGTCGGAATCATCTCTCACAGGGATAATCAAGTTTGAGGCTGTCAGCTACAGAGCTGCCGCCGCCGCAAGCTCATTCCTTGTGGATCCTTCTGCAAAATCACTTCCCGATTCCGTAAGGGGGATCGATCGTGTTCAGCCCGGAGAGAAGGTAAGGCTGTTCATAGACACAGTAACTTTCGGCGATACTGTAACATCTTTCAACTGGACGCTTACATCAAAGCCCGCAGGCTCTCTTGCGGCTATTACACTCAACGGTACAAATGCAACATTCGTTCCTGATGTCGCAGGCAAATACACAGTTTCACTCTCTCTGGTGGGCGTAAACAGCACCAAAACCGAGAGCGTGACACTCTACGCACTTAACTATTCATATAACACGGCGACCAACTCGGCATCCTGCGTTGTTTGTCATGACGGCACATTTGCCGGTTCAGGAATTACTGATAAATACGGACGCAATGTTCTCAGAGCAATCACGACTCCCTGGGCGGCAAGCGCACACGGCAACTCATTTGCGGCTGTGGCTGCATCAACTGATTCCAGATGCTTCCAGTGCCATGCAACAGGCTTCCTGTTTGCAGACAGAAACGGCAACGGATCTGATGAGTTCAGCGATGCGAAAGGTTATGACGACAAGATAACCAACTGGAGCACAATGGCCTCCACAGGCGGCGATCACCTTAAAAGCGTTTCCTGCGAAGCCTGCCACGGACCCAACGACGGCAGCAGTGCAAATTTCTTTGAAAAGCACTATAAGAATACAGCTATAACATCAAACGTCTGTCTCTCATGCCATGACTACGGCACAGTGAGCGGACACGTTTTCGGATATTCAGACGGACACGACAATGCGCATAAGCTTTCAGGCGGAAACGTTGCCAAAAATGCGGCATGCTTCAAATGCCACACAGGCGAAGGCATGATGGGAAGAATATTCAGCAAGAATATAACACCTGCCAACACAGACAGGATATCGGGCATCGGCTGTTCGGTCTGCCACGACCCCCACGGTGAATCAGGCCAGAACTCTCAGCTGAGAATAAGCGGAAGCTACACTCTTCCCACCAAGAGCACTGTTGTTGCCGCAGGTGACAGCAAACTTTGCTACTACTGCCACAATGCCGACGGAGAGCTTCCCACAGTGGGTGCTATCCCCCACAACTCCCAGGCAGAGCTTATCAGCGGTGTGGGCGGATATGAATACGGACAGAATCTGGGCACTACGGCATCGTCACACTCCGCCACCGGATGCAGCACATGCCATATGAAGACCCAAGGCGGCACAACACACAGCCTTGATATGACAGACGATACAGCTGCAAGGATAGCCGGATGTACCACAGGCTGCCACACTACAAACGCACCTGCATACAGCAACGGCACTTACGATGTTACGGCTGGTACTGTTGCAGCGGCAAAAGCTAAGATCGCCGAACTTAAAGCGGCAATCAACGCAAAAGCCGGAGAAGCAGCCGATGCGGCCATCAAAGCTTCCTACACGGGAACTACCACAGCGCAGACAAACGCTCTGAACCGTGCGGCGTATAACTACAACTTCATACTGAACGACAGAAGCGGCGGTTTCCACAACCCCGGATACGTCGTTAAACTTGTAAATCTTTCGCTCGCCGATCTGGCGGCAAACTGA
- a CDS encoding branched-chain amino acid ABC transporter permease has translation MKKYYPFITLAVLLVLPLVGFSTYVMHILILLLMWATIGMSWNLLSGYCGQVSFGHAAFFGIGAYTAGILYSKGAISSWYGLPLSVLVVGVFAFLIGLIVLRLRGPFFALATLASGEVFRVASENMAWLTNGTQGIMLQKRLWVSKEPYYYIILAIAVGTFILMRYLVGSKLGYFFVAIREDQDAAESMGINTTLYKTIALVVSGIVTGIAGAFYMNYMGYIDPHIVFALHDISIITIMIVMVGGVATQWGPFVGAVIMVLLQEMVRSVESLGALHMAIFGLLLIFIIIFLPNGIVGDLSKIKRFFGIGRVKA, from the coding sequence ATGAAAAAATACTATCCTTTCATAACTCTGGCGGTACTTCTGGTTCTGCCCCTTGTGGGCTTCAGCACCTATGTTATGCACATCCTGATCCTTCTTCTGATGTGGGCAACAATAGGTATGTCATGGAACCTGCTCTCAGGCTATTGCGGACAGGTTTCGTTCGGTCATGCCGCCTTCTTCGGCATAGGCGCATATACTGCGGGCATCCTTTACAGCAAGGGGGCTATATCCTCCTGGTATGGTCTGCCTTTAAGCGTTCTGGTGGTGGGTGTTTTCGCATTCCTCATCGGGCTTATAGTTCTGCGCCTCAGAGGTCCTTTCTTCGCCCTTGCCACTCTGGCATCCGGTGAGGTTTTCAGGGTCGCCTCCGAAAACATGGCGTGGCTCACAAACGGTACACAGGGTATTATGCTCCAGAAAAGACTCTGGGTCAGCAAAGAGCCCTACTACTACATAATTCTGGCAATCGCAGTAGGTACGTTCATCCTTATGAGATATCTTGTCGGTTCAAAGCTCGGCTATTTCTTCGTGGCCATCCGTGAAGATCAGGACGCAGCAGAATCAATGGGTATCAACACAACACTTTACAAAACCATTGCGCTGGTGGTCAGCGGTATCGTTACCGGAATCGCAGGCGCATTTTACATGAACTACATGGGCTACATCGACCCGCACATCGTTTTCGCACTGCACGACATATCCATCATTACCATTATGATCGTTATGGTGGGCGGAGTTGCGACACAGTGGGGGCCTTTTGTGGGCGCAGTTATCATGGTTCTGCTTCAGGAGATGGTTCGTTCCGTCGAAAGCCTCGGCGCACTTCACATGGCTATCTTCGGTCTGCTGCTCATCTTCATCATCATCTTCCTGCCTAACGGTATCGTGGGCGACCTCAGCAAGATCAAAAGATTCTTCGGTATCGGGAGGGTGAAAGCATGA
- a CDS encoding tetratricopeptide repeat protein, with translation MRTKIAGILTGVLFAVSAQAADELKPVFPTAKPVTGNRAVLYFDGKNRFNVSLLADFLKECGAHPAVTCIAAESTEKTTEEVAESFKGHNENAIYKGKTDKHLPYMEFYKQNKLVGAIESESSFNTKIEIYLDYISGKADSKQLAERLQAAESAELYKKIVPRMNFVLLLAKKGETNAALKELEGIPADKLDDKGKLLLGQTYLRLKSPDKALEVLSACKETECRFYTGLAYYLGGDNKKAIEILSALKGKYKSENRLNYYLKMLYEADGDKKNADAIKLPDNYNIDSE, from the coding sequence GTGAGAACTAAAATAGCAGGTATACTGACGGGCGTACTGTTTGCGGTTTCTGCACAGGCTGCGGATGAGCTGAAACCTGTTTTCCCGACCGCAAAGCCCGTGACCGGCAACAGAGCAGTATTGTATTTTGACGGAAAAAACCGTTTCAATGTCAGCCTGCTTGCTGACTTTCTGAAAGAGTGCGGAGCTCACCCTGCGGTGACATGCATTGCTGCGGAAAGCACTGAAAAGACGACTGAAGAGGTTGCGGAGAGCTTTAAAGGGCACAACGAAAACGCCATCTACAAGGGCAAAACAGACAAACATTTGCCATATATGGAGTTTTACAAGCAGAACAAGCTTGTTGGAGCAATAGAGAGCGAGAGCAGCTTCAATACGAAAATCGAAATTTATCTGGATTACATATCAGGGAAAGCCGACAGTAAGCAGCTTGCAGAACGTCTGCAGGCTGCTGAAAGTGCCGAACTGTATAAGAAAATAGTCCCCAGAATGAATTTTGTCCTCCTTCTTGCCAAAAAGGGAGAGACGAATGCGGCTCTGAAAGAGCTGGAGGGAATTCCGGCGGACAAACTTGACGATAAAGGTAAGCTCCTTCTGGGGCAGACGTATCTCAGACTGAAATCACCCGACAAAGCTCTTGAGGTTCTTTCGGCCTGCAAAGAGACAGAGTGCAGGTTCTACACAGGACTGGCATACTATCTCGGCGGAGACAACAAAAAAGCCATCGAGATCCTGAGCGCACTGAAAGGAAAATATAAGTCTGAGAACAGATTAAATTATTATTTGAAAATGCTGTATGAAGCGGATGGAGACAAAAAGAATGCGGACGCGATTAAACTGCCTGATAATTACAATATTGACTCTGAGTAG